AAATGGATGTCAACGGGCTCTGTCTGTGTCTTCGAAATTTTTTTTCACCTTAGTGTTATGTCCCACTGCTCATGATCTGGTTCCAGCTGGTGAGGTCAGGTAACCAGATAAAATCCCTTACAGTGGCATGTCCATCCCcagtatatattttttttttttctccatcaTCTGAGCACAGTACCTCCAGGAACTGTCAGGCTAAGTATTTCCCTTGGGAGGTGTGAATCTACGGAGAAAATTATCTTGCAAGAGAGCGCGCAGCAGCAACGACACCACCCAGCGGCTCCTCGAGTCTTGTGGCATCAGGTGGCAAACACAATGCCAGCTacaacatataaagtcagaattttCCCACTACTGCCaatcaccgttctgcgaattcaagaactctgGGAAATGATtgttaccagtgatggccactaactataactactaactactttgcaattgagtagtttaactagtagttcaactacttttcaggggaggtagttaaaactataCTTCTTTAATTAcagcaatgtagtttaactacatctacaactacttaatgttgtccatcaacaccaatcccattctatagtgttcttagacacctaaatatgaatcacaagcagtggtaaaagtgaagatttagtacacatgcacggcacaattgctctgcacctctgtTCTCATCAAGCAAGTAGCTCGAGATAAAAAtctgaagtagttggcgcctgcagtaacctaactatcgtagttaactactcgaaatagtagtttaactagtagttgcaaaCTACATTTCtccaagtagttgataactactttttaactacaatcaggtagttgaactagtagttaactactggccatcactgattgtcgctaacttggaacctgtagacctggATCTGTAGACAAGAAGTGCGACGTgccttccagaaaatcagtATTGAGAAAGGTATGGGACCGTTGTACGCTTTATTTTCAAGTTTCCTCACTTAGTACGCGGGGATGTTCAATCAGCACTCAATCGCAGACGACAGTAGTATGTCTCCGTGGCTCCGACCGCTGAAAGCTCATCCGTGATTTGCTACCGCCGTTAGAAACAtggtcctgattggctgactctggCAGCCAATGAGAGCAGGTTTTCTGACCCGTGAGGTTGAAAGCAGCTCTTGCGCTCCAGGGTTATGCGCCACTCTCCTAGTTTTTCTGCGAATGTGTATCCCAGGGCTTGTAATCCTAAATTCTAGTTCTCTCGACATATTCGTTTTCGTTCCGTGCTCCTTTGAGCGTGTTGCAGATGAGCAACGTGTGGCCGTGCATAAAATGTGAAAGCAGTACAGCAGTTTAGACTGCAGATAAGAGTATTTTAATTGGTATTTACATATAATACATTAGAACTGCTTGGCTTGGAAACCAGAGATCAAAATTGTGTTTAATAAATCCCCTCCTGCCGTGTCATCTATAAAGATCAGCGTGTGATGTGTATCTTACACAAAGTTGTACACTTTTGGAAATTTACAAATTGTACAGTTCTGTtgaactgcaaaattaagcttgtgACTAGCAATGGCAACCACTAGTTAAGGAACACTCATGTTTTTGCCATCAAATAATCCGAAAGGGCATCTCTACGAAGCTGCCACCAAACTCAACAACTGCTGCACAGTTCTCATCGCAGTGCTTGTGCAGGTTCATGAAACACACCCAGGAATTTTTACTCTacaattatttttaaaaaaacaaagaaactgtATGCCCAGCACTGCAGGCAAGTCGGTGCACATTCATATTTTGCCAGCATCGTTTTAGCATCTGCTCACGCCTTGCGAGCAGCACCATTTTCCATCCACTTCACGCGACTAAAAAACGACACGAAACCTGAGATAAACGTGCAACGTCCCAACTTGCACATTATGCATAAACATCCTCAGTTCCAGCGAATGTCAGGTGCTTGCTACTAACATCCACTCCTTGCGTTGTCTTCATGCCACTTGCCCTTTCCACGAAAAGTAACAGAAACTGTCGTCCCCCCCCCTCTCCTCTTCAAGTCCTTGTTCTGAGCACGTCAAATGATACTCCGTGTGCATCAGCCGACCCAGTcgatccagaagacgtgaaagACGACAAAGCAAAAGATGTAAAGCATAAGGTCGGAGGTGAGGTCGGCCATCAGTCGAAGACCCGACGTTGCGGCTGCCGATGCCCGTGGGGATACACCGCACAGCACTAGAACGGCTGCCAGAATTGATGTTGACATACAAGAGGCACTTCCACTACTTCCTAGGCTCATCTGCGGACGTTGACACCAACTAACCTGCGAGAAAGGAAACATCAGACGGAATGTCGTACGGCGGAGAGGGTAGATAGATGCGGGCCAGCTCGGGCACGAGGTCCGTGGAGGACACACACGTGGAGAACACACACAGCGTGAGCATTGGGCAGCTGGTCAGTTTACACAAGTTCCAGCCTGAGTCAGCTTCATAGCTCGGCATTCCGGGCCTCGAAACTCAcaatcacaatcatctgataaggcgtgagttcagCCGCGACTACGAACttacgtgaaggtcgacatggtgtatcggtgagctcgatcatgacACATATTAGGCACTCACCGGATGACTTCACACTTGTAAATAGAGCAGGTGTGATattatctggtgagtgcgctaatatgtGGCATGATCGAGCACACCGATACGCCacgtcgaccttcacgtgaatTTGTAGCAGGGACGGACTTCActccttatcagatgattgtgattgTGGGTTTCAAGgcccgaaatgccgagctatggTCAGCTTTGGAGAACAAGCACTGGGACTTACCTTTGTAAGGAATTTAGGGTAACTACAAATGGCAGCTTCCAAGAGGCAAAAAGGCAGTAGGACCGTCTGCAAAGATTAACGAACACTGTCAACAAATGCCGTAACTGTACTGTCTGGCATGGTGCACGTTCCTGAATCACATGCTCAGTATTATTACAATAAACGAGGCTCACTGCTACGATTCATGCATTAAAGTTGCCAGTGTTTGAACTCCTTTGAGGAGTTGAGTATAGCGCAGGCCAGACAAATTAATACAGGCCATCAATTGCACAAAGATTACAGGTAAGTAGTGTCACTTTAAAGGGGCAGCAAAGAGCAAGAATTTCTCCTCTCAAAAATGAACAATGCAGTCACCTTGAGAGCAATACAAAAGAGACGGGACACTTGTCGTTCGTGACTTGCGCGCGAATGAAACCGTAATTTGCACTTTCTCTTCCCTCCTCCTCAAGAATCGTGGCAATGCGGAGCggcctctgattggtctcctcaaacgatctcctgTGATGGTTGAGGACATCGCCAGAGAACATGAACAAGAGACCGCTCCACATTGCCGTAATTCCTAGGAAGCACGGAAGATGTAAAGCACAAACTGCAGTTTCGTCAATGCGTAAGTCAAGAATGACTAGAGTcccattctttttgtttttctctcaagGCAACAGcacctttcattccgcgagcaatttctcctctttgcTGCCCCTTCgatataaaaagaaaacaacactAGACATCACGTGGGGGCATATCCCAGGTATGGGTGTGGTGTTCAGCACACCTGACATGTGGCAGATCTGCCATTACGGTAGACGTCCATCGATTTCTTGAAAACTACTTAGTCATTCTGAATAAAGTACTTCACGGCTGTGTACGTACCACACTCACGAATCGAATTTCAGAGACGTTTCGGAATCGCCGGGGAGGCTATGCTCACTGATTGTCGAGATCAACTCGAAGCGTCGAGAGAGGAAAGCGGAACACACTTATTGGACAGCGGGATGCACGGTGCTCCAAGCAGCCCAGTAAGCGTGTTCTGCTTGCCGTCAAAACATGGGAAGCCATGTGGCTACGACCTTTGAGCGTCCCCACATCAAAGCCAAAGAACACAACCACTTCACTGCATAATCATGCAAGCAGAATTCAGCGTTCATTCAGCaggttttttgttttttgttttttcagtttatgtttgttgtTTCGTATACAGTGCCAGTGTGTTGCATACGTGctcactccctcatgtaatggcctATGTCACTTGATGgatcaataaataataaataataataataataattcatgAGTGTGTACTGACCACTATGCACAAGGTATTTTTGAGGGCATGCAAGGACACCATACTTCTACGACAGCCTGTGGGAcgtctattttttctttttaaattctgagttagctccgcgaagcaacaatggctatgagtggcataccgacgtggacggatggagagaggacagcaggaaggagggggagacaaggggggttagtatgcgtcctggacagacttcatggggaaccGTAGCGACGACATTCGTTTGAaaggtctgccggaaaacccaaggaaaaccccACACAGCaaagccggtgcggggattcgaacctgcaTCACCTCCAAGTCTTGGCATGGAAAGCAGTCGACCTAACCACTATGCAACGGGAGCCAACCCTGCGGGACGTCTTTGGACCTGATGTCTGTCAGTTTGAACTCCCGTATTACTTCATCTAGATATGTTTTTACTACCTCGTTATTGTGTTTAATAAACTGCAAAAAATtcatatcatcatcattctatgcgttttcataggagctgtagctgtcgtctgcaacggtagtcatacgtccgcttctgcgcgttcaaaattcaaatttccatcgtgcaatcacgatgtagatctcgcgggccaatgagtagcgccccctagcggatcgtgcggacgggctcctcataggggttgccaaTTATGATACGGACGCTataatctacaggttttcccggcgattttaatccgagTGCCAGCTAAATAAATCCATGCCCcgtaaagtttgcatggcatgctgattaatttagctggcacttggattaaaatcggcgggaaaacctgtagtaggtcgtggttacGACGACACAGTGCTATCTTACACGTCGCTTAATCACTCACCTCAGAAAGGAAATGCGGCACTCCGAGTGCAAGCCAAATCCTAGCACACACTCCAATCAATGCCACCAAGCAAGCTCTGAAGAAGTCCAAGCCTCGGTCAGCCAGCGCTTCCACCAACCACACCCGAAACCCTCCGCCATCCCCCGGACACCTTGCGTACGACCGTGACTCTGTGTCCGACACCTTCTTGGGGAAGGCGTAGATAGCAGAACGCTTGGGAATGCCATTGGCAGATGTGCTCTCGTCTAGAGAGCGTGTTCGTGTGTCCAGAGCTGAGAGACGCACCGAAGGAATGACGTCGACTTTTGCCGAAGGGCGATGCGTGACTGAAGACGATGAGAGCGTGGAGTTGGAAGTGACTTCGTCCAGGGAGTAGGCACGACGGCTGTCGGCTGCGGGACTCACG
This genomic stretch from Ornithodoros turicata isolate Travis chromosome 9, ASM3712646v1, whole genome shotgun sequence harbors:
- the LOC135368180 gene encoding uncharacterized protein LOC135368180 gives rise to the protein MEATDEQVIRRREIRKKKILENSDARWRKIIGYGSTDESATRDKPSGEPLPAAATAPPFVSPAADSRRAYSLDEVTSNSTLSSSSVTHRPSAKVDVIPSVRLSALDTRTRSLDESTSANGIPKRSAIYAFPKKVSDTESRSYARCPGDGGGFRVWLVEALADRGLDFFRACLVALIGVCARIWLALGVPHFLSETVLLPFCLLEAAICSYPKFLTKVSWCQRPQMSLGSSGSASCMSTSILAAVLVLCGVSPRASAAATSGLRLMADLTSDLMLYIFCFVVFHVFWIDWVG